One part of the Microcoleus sp. FACHB-672 genome encodes these proteins:
- a CDS encoding DNA sulfur modification protein DndB, which yields MVNSSFQTLNNTEASNGKRSSTNLIALPTQQDAQSQAWADASTSGARVFVCHIYEQGKRNHLVFSLPFNLLLEMAKLQTADTKKHKSNAEELINRPLMSPHVDEIAKYLLETDNYILPPFIFNSKTPIKVFAFGQGSVKLGYAVLPASVELYVTDGQHRLKAIEKAVKERPDLLNDSVTVLVVQEDDIDQIHQDFADCAKNKPIPPALLAAFDVSNVLSKLTRQLTKELIIFDGRIDKISKTLGKDPNYMFTMNQLRVGMAEFLYGSSRKQVIESRSNQQKDESRTLLEKAKDFYLQFAEINDAWKLLLKPAAQTVNLDLYSMRQERIDFNTIGLQIISRVGYLIFFGKTFSNEQRKELIHALASLDYRRNSELWKNSVVIDDGNGIKKIISQAAAVDKAFKIAVNQVEARTGIILK from the coding sequence ATGGTTAACAGTTCTTTTCAAACGTTAAATAATACAGAAGCTAGCAACGGTAAGCGTTCTAGCACTAACCTGATTGCCCTACCAACGCAGCAGGATGCTCAAAGTCAGGCGTGGGCAGACGCATCCACTTCCGGGGCAAGAGTCTTTGTATGTCACATATATGAGCAGGGCAAAAGAAACCATCTCGTATTTTCCTTACCCTTCAACCTTCTCCTCGAAATGGCAAAATTACAGACTGCCGATACCAAAAAACACAAGTCTAATGCCGAGGAACTCATCAACCGTCCTCTTATGTCGCCGCACGTTGATGAAATTGCTAAATATCTGCTGGAGACAGATAATTATATTCTTCCGCCGTTTATTTTCAATTCAAAAACACCTATTAAAGTGTTTGCTTTTGGGCAAGGATCAGTGAAACTCGGATATGCTGTACTCCCAGCAAGTGTTGAACTTTATGTAACTGATGGGCAACATCGACTTAAAGCGATTGAGAAAGCTGTTAAAGAGAGACCTGATTTACTCAATGACAGCGTAACTGTTTTAGTTGTACAAGAAGACGATATTGATCAAATTCACCAAGATTTTGCTGACTGCGCCAAAAATAAACCGATTCCCCCAGCGTTATTGGCAGCTTTTGATGTAAGTAATGTGCTGTCAAAGTTAACTCGGCAACTTACAAAAGAGTTAATAATATTTGATGGGCGTATTGATAAAATATCCAAAACCCTGGGAAAAGATCCAAATTATATGTTTACGATGAACCAGCTTCGCGTTGGTATGGCAGAGTTTTTATATGGTTCATCAAGAAAACAGGTAATTGAATCTCGCTCTAACCAGCAAAAAGATGAATCAAGGACACTTCTAGAAAAAGCCAAGGATTTTTATTTGCAATTCGCCGAAATAAATGATGCATGGAAACTACTTCTCAAACCCGCAGCACAAACCGTAAATCTCGATTTGTACAGCATGCGTCAAGAAAGAATTGATTTCAATACGATTGGTCTTCAAATCATTAGTCGGGTTGGATATCTCATCTTTTTTGGTAAAACTTTTAGCAATGAGCAGCGAAAGGAATTGATTCATGCACTAGCCAGTCTTGATTACCGACGCAACTCAGAACTGTGGAAAAATAGTGTAGTGATTGATGATGGAAATGGCATCAAGAAGATAATTTCTCAGGCTGCAGCAGTCGATAAGGCTTTTAAAATTGCGGTCAACCAAGTTGAGGCAAGGACAGGAATAATACTCAAATAA
- the dndC gene encoding DNA phosphorothioation system sulfurtransferase DndC gives MEGIQSLLLPQRTVTELVEDIEKLSKEIQELYCLDEIPWVIGYSGGKDSTAVLQLIWNAIAALPSEKQTKTIHVITTDTLVENPIVSAWVRKSIERMKTVAQEQRMPIEPHLLHPAVKDTFWVNLMGKGYPAPRHGFRWCTDRLKIQPVNQFIRDMVRVSGETIVVLGTRKAESTKRAATMLKHEAGRVRDRLSPNGRLPNSLIYSPIEDWRNDEVWIYLNQWQNPWGHSNKDLFTMYRGATTDNECPLVVDTTTPSCGDSRFGCWVCTMVNQDKSMEAMILNDEEKEWMQPLLDIRNELDMEDDRHKRDFRRIYGRVELFERNVEGETSIEPIPGPYTKKWREHWLRRVLEAQTQIQKTGPEEMRDIALITQEELIEIRRIWLEEKHEFDDSLPRIYQEVTGTPFEDTRQGVDKKLLGSDEWTVLTEVCEEDEMHLELMARLLDTERQHFTKPRRTGIYGDLEKCFDSSSRDKEKAIDNAHYQRNIKTAVQAVRESDPESLQQVRQALEQTGSPQKDQPGNAGKAKNTVESDSNQPKQLSWADVKFAPTNAGDQDTQD, from the coding sequence ATGGAAGGAATTCAAAGCTTATTATTGCCACAGCGGACTGTTACCGAATTAGTGGAAGATATAGAAAAGCTAAGTAAAGAAATTCAAGAGTTATATTGTCTGGATGAAATACCCTGGGTGATCGGATACAGTGGGGGGAAAGATTCAACCGCAGTATTGCAACTTATCTGGAATGCAATCGCGGCTCTTCCTTCAGAAAAACAAACTAAAACTATCCATGTAATTACAACAGATACCTTAGTAGAAAATCCTATTGTTTCTGCTTGGGTTCGCAAATCCATAGAACGGATGAAGACGGTTGCTCAAGAACAAAGAATGCCTATTGAACCTCATCTGCTTCATCCCGCAGTTAAAGACACATTTTGGGTGAACTTAATGGGCAAAGGCTACCCAGCACCTCGTCATGGATTTCGTTGGTGTACTGATCGGCTAAAAATTCAGCCTGTTAATCAATTTATCCGCGACATGGTTCGAGTCAGTGGTGAAACAATCGTTGTCTTGGGTACTCGCAAGGCTGAAAGTACCAAACGTGCAGCGACAATGCTTAAGCATGAAGCTGGTAGGGTGCGTGATCGTCTCAGCCCTAATGGCCGTCTACCTAACTCGCTAATTTATAGCCCTATTGAAGACTGGCGAAACGATGAAGTTTGGATTTATTTAAATCAGTGGCAAAATCCTTGGGGACACAGCAACAAAGACTTATTCACAATGTATCGAGGTGCAACAACAGATAATGAATGTCCTTTAGTTGTTGATACCACTACTCCTAGCTGTGGCGATTCTCGCTTTGGTTGCTGGGTTTGCACAATGGTAAACCAGGATAAATCAATGGAGGCGATGATCCTGAATGATGAGGAAAAAGAATGGATGCAGCCTCTACTTGATATCCGTAATGAATTGGATATGGAGGATGATCGGCACAAGAGAGATTTTCGCCGCATCTATGGTAGAGTCGAACTTTTTGAACGCAATGTCGAGGGTGAAACCTCAATTGAGCCAATTCCTGGGCCTTATACTAAAAAATGGCGTGAGCATTGGCTGCGGCGAGTCTTAGAAGCGCAAACACAAATTCAAAAAACCGGCCCTGAAGAAATGCGTGATATTGCCTTAATTACCCAAGAAGAATTAATTGAGATTCGCCGCATTTGGCTGGAAGAAAAACACGAATTTGATGATAGCTTGCCTAGGATTTATCAAGAAGTCACCGGCACACCCTTTGAAGACACGCGCCAAGGTGTCGATAAAAAACTCCTAGGCAGCGATGAATGGACTGTCCTTACCGAAGTCTGTGAAGAAGACGAAATGCACCTGGAATTAATGGCAAGATTACTTGATACCGAACGCCAGCATTTCACAAAACCACGTCGCACCGGCATCTATGGGGATTTAGAAAAATGCTTCGACAGTAGTTCTCGTGACAAAGAAAAAGCCATCGACAATGCCCACTACCAGCGCAACATTAAAACTGCGGTTCAAGCTGTTAGAGAAAGTGACCCTGAAAGCCTCCAGCAAGTCAGGCAAGCCCTCGAACAAACCGGCAGCCCCCAAAAAGACCAGCCTGGAAATGCCGGCAAAGCAAAAAACACCGTTGAAAGCGACAGTAACCAACCGAAACAGCTATCTTGGGCAGATGTAAAATTCGCACCGACAAATGCCGGTGATCAAGACACTCAAGACTAG
- the dndD gene encoding DNA sulfur modification protein DndD produces the protein MIFRELILENFGPYQGKQVINLTPETGSTTRPIILFGGMNGGGKTTLMDALRLSLYGIRAQCSTRSNLSYADFLSQCVNRNTPPTEKARIELTFEQVQEDGLAQYKIVRYWEKEPKEGKDTLGILTKSEFQKEWWKDDALTNTWDEYIETLLPLGISNLFLFDGEQVKELAEVETPPDFVVGAIKSLLGLELAERLSVDLDILLTRKRKEAAGAKDITTLDKIEQKFQQIAAEKEIAAEQQGSYGDKLKRTEENLKKATDKFILEGGKIAGDRSRLDAEKDDLKKQAETTRESMIDLAAGALPLTLITPLLEQAKTQAETEAGQQQAKIAADAIQQRSNRLLTYINELSIKPDLFEKIKTFIDKENQELEVQALAEPWLDADAESLSQLETLLRYELPAFSSNVGKQLQYLKRIETDIDFKDRELAAAASPEAYEKLETAVREAHKEVAYAKAGSEIASRRIEELNRELAKTQKELEKYSDEYIQQKNSQHIITSITKAQNTLKQFREKLTIQKLTKLENAVTDCFRYLLHKSDLVHRVAIDTNTFSLSLFDPQGQPVPKHRLSAGEKQLLAIALLWGLARVSGRHLPVAIDTPLGRLDSSHRQNLVERYFPSASHQVILLSTDTEVRKVEVEKLRELDAVAREYLLKYDGNERQTRVESGYFW, from the coding sequence ATGATCTTTCGCGAACTCATCCTAGAAAATTTTGGCCCCTATCAGGGCAAACAAGTTATCAATCTCACCCCCGAAACCGGCAGCACAACCCGCCCAATTATCCTATTTGGCGGCATGAATGGGGGTGGCAAAACAACCCTCATGGATGCCCTTCGTCTCTCCCTCTATGGCATTCGCGCCCAGTGTTCCACCAGAAGCAATTTGAGCTACGCTGACTTTCTCTCCCAATGCGTTAATCGCAACACTCCACCGACAGAAAAAGCCCGCATTGAATTAACTTTTGAACAAGTTCAAGAAGACGGGTTAGCTCAATACAAAATTGTCCGCTATTGGGAAAAAGAACCCAAAGAGGGAAAAGATACATTAGGCATTCTCACCAAAAGCGAATTTCAGAAAGAATGGTGGAAAGATGACGCCCTAACAAATACCTGGGATGAGTATATCGAAACTCTGCTACCGCTTGGCATTTCTAACCTGTTTCTCTTTGACGGGGAACAGGTAAAAGAACTGGCAGAAGTCGAAACTCCCCCAGATTTTGTTGTCGGTGCAATTAAATCTCTTTTAGGATTAGAACTTGCGGAACGCTTATCTGTTGACTTAGATATTTTACTCACCCGCAAGCGCAAAGAAGCGGCTGGGGCAAAAGATATCACAACGCTGGATAAAATCGAACAAAAATTTCAGCAAATTGCCGCAGAAAAAGAAATTGCCGCAGAACAGCAAGGCAGCTACGGGGACAAGTTAAAACGGACTGAAGAAAACCTGAAAAAAGCCACCGATAAATTTATTTTAGAAGGCGGAAAAATTGCCGGTGATCGCAGCCGGCTGGATGCCGAAAAAGACGACTTAAAAAAACAGGCAGAAACAACCCGCGAGTCTATGATTGACCTCGCTGCAGGTGCTTTACCCCTAACACTGATTACTCCCCTATTAGAACAAGCAAAAACCCAAGCGGAAACAGAAGCCGGTCAACAGCAAGCAAAAATTGCAGCAGATGCTATCCAACAGCGAAGTAATCGTCTGCTTACTTATATCAATGAACTGTCAATAAAACCTGATTTATTTGAGAAAATTAAAACCTTTATAGACAAAGAAAATCAAGAATTAGAAGTCCAAGCCCTTGCAGAACCCTGGCTAGATGCCGATGCCGAAAGCCTCAGCCAACTGGAAACCTTACTGCGATACGAACTGCCGGCATTCTCAAGCAATGTTGGCAAACAATTACAGTATCTTAAACGCATTGAAACCGATATTGATTTTAAAGACAGAGAACTCGCCGCCGCCGCCTCGCCGGAAGCCTATGAAAAATTAGAAACTGCGGTGAGAGAAGCCCACAAAGAAGTCGCATACGCCAAAGCCGGCAGCGAAATAGCCAGCCGGCGCATCGAAGAATTAAACCGAGAACTCGCTAAAACTCAAAAAGAATTAGAAAAATACAGCGATGAATATATCCAGCAAAAAAATAGCCAGCACATCATCACCTCAATTACTAAAGCCCAAAACACTCTGAAACAGTTTCGGGAAAAATTAACGATTCAAAAACTCACCAAATTAGAAAACGCCGTCACCGACTGCTTCCGCTATCTCCTGCACAAATCAGACTTAGTGCATCGCGTTGCCATAGACACCAACACTTTCAGCCTTTCCCTCTTTGATCCGCAAGGACAGCCGGTGCCCAAACACCGTTTATCTGCCGGCGAAAAACAACTGCTTGCCATTGCACTGTTATGGGGATTAGCCCGCGTTTCCGGGCGTCACTTGCCGGTTGCCATTGACACTCCTTTAGGACGTTTAGATTCATCCCACCGGCAGAATTTAGTTGAGCGTTATTTTCCCTCTGCCAGTCATCAAGTTATTCTGCTCTCTACGGATACTGAAGTGAGAAAAGTAGAAGTAGAAAAACTGAGAGAATTGGATGCAGTTGCTCGTGAATATCTGTTGAAATATGATGGAAATGAGCGTCAGACGAGGGTGGAAAGTGGGTATTTTTGGTAA
- the dndE gene encoding DNA sulfur modification protein DndE has product MESPIDRIKLSQTGKDQLTKLKRLTKVDQWNILCRWAFCRSLAEPSIPSPVPIPADSNVELTWRVFGGEISDILLIALKQRCHNDGLGTEKETLANQFRLHLHRGIGYLAGDPNIKKIEDLIAIPLKSQP; this is encoded by the coding sequence ATGGAATCACCAATCGACCGAATTAAACTCTCCCAAACCGGCAAAGATCAACTCACGAAGCTCAAACGCCTCACCAAAGTCGATCAGTGGAATATCCTCTGCCGGTGGGCATTTTGCCGTTCCCTTGCCGAACCCAGCATCCCCTCACCCGTTCCCATCCCCGCCGATAGCAACGTCGAACTCACCTGGCGCGTCTTCGGTGGAGAAATCTCTGATATCCTCTTAATTGCCCTCAAACAACGCTGCCACAACGACGGATTAGGCACCGAAAAAGAAACCCTCGCCAACCAATTTCGCCTCCACCTCCATCGCGGCATCGGTTACTTAGCCGGCGATCCAAACATCAAAAAAATCGAAGACTTAATCGCAATCCCCCTAAAATCCCAACCCTAA
- a CDS encoding DNA phosphorothioation-associated putative methyltransferase, with protein MVALVPEALEIERHRAAMVRTDLSKPVRLAIESAIFTENTSFFDYGCGHGGDVTRLANLGCNSTGWDPYYCPDAPIIPADIVNIGYVINVIEDPEERRRALQQAWELTGQVLIVAAQVLISNRSSDQIAYGDGIVTRRNTFQKYYEQAELKTYIDTVLNVDAVPVDLGIYFVFRDAAQAQSFRVSCFRSFATTPRIRIPSKRFEDYQEQLAPLMAFVTHRGRLPVKGELPEETELNKEFGSIRRAFQVILLATDEEDWDTIAYRRSLDLLVYLALTHFGHRPSARKLAPEIKHDIKAFFGTYDEACETADRMLFSLGNPGVVAGCCQRSQIGKKLRNALYVHVSALEQLDPLLRIYEGCASRTIGCLEGATLIKFHTDKPKISYLFYPDFDSEPHPALHTSMQIDLRDLEVKYSDYDTSDNPPILHRKETFVTANYPRYEEFAQLTHQEENWGLLENTSTIGRHKGWQECLAENYADIRGHCVYWREDAQPSQVNALLTARPTLQAGNCLLFMKEIDEVGECSQTIHESTLNLP; from the coding sequence ATGGTCGCTTTAGTCCCGGAAGCTTTAGAAATTGAGCGTCACAGAGCCGCAATGGTTCGCACAGACCTCTCTAAACCCGTGCGATTGGCAATCGAATCGGCAATCTTTACAGAAAATACCAGCTTTTTTGACTATGGCTGCGGACACGGCGGCGACGTTACTCGACTGGCAAACCTAGGCTGCAACAGCACCGGCTGGGACCCCTACTACTGCCCAGACGCCCCCATAATTCCCGCAGACATTGTTAATATTGGCTACGTGATCAACGTCATCGAAGATCCCGAAGAACGCCGGCGCGCTTTGCAACAAGCCTGGGAACTTACCGGCCAAGTTTTGATTGTAGCCGCCCAAGTTTTAATCAGTAACCGTAGCAGCGATCAAATCGCCTATGGAGATGGCATTGTCACCCGCCGCAACACTTTCCAAAAATATTACGAACAAGCAGAACTCAAAACCTACATCGACACAGTGCTCAATGTTGATGCGGTGCCGGTGGATTTAGGCATCTATTTCGTTTTCCGCGATGCCGCACAAGCTCAAAGTTTCCGGGTTTCCTGCTTCCGATCTTTCGCCACAACGCCCAGAATTCGCATCCCCAGCAAACGCTTTGAGGATTATCAAGAACAACTTGCACCTCTGATGGCATTTGTCACCCATCGCGGCAGGCTGCCGGTGAAGGGAGAATTACCCGAAGAAACCGAACTCAATAAAGAATTTGGCAGTATCCGCCGCGCCTTCCAAGTCATTCTCCTCGCCACCGACGAAGAAGATTGGGATACGATCGCCTACCGGCGCAGTCTCGACCTCTTAGTTTATCTTGCACTTACCCATTTTGGCCATCGACCTAGCGCCAGAAAACTTGCCCCAGAAATCAAGCATGACATCAAAGCCTTCTTTGGCACTTATGACGAAGCCTGCGAAACCGCTGACAGAATGCTCTTTAGCCTCGGGAATCCCGGCGTCGTTGCCGGCTGCTGCCAGCGCAGCCAAATCGGCAAAAAACTTCGGAACGCCCTCTACGTCCACGTTAGCGCCCTTGAACAGCTCGATCCCCTCCTCAGAATTTACGAAGGCTGCGCCAGCCGTACCATCGGATGTTTGGAAGGGGCAACCTTAATTAAATTTCACACCGATAAGCCCAAAATTTCCTATCTCTTCTACCCAGATTTTGACAGCGAACCCCATCCCGCCTTGCACACCAGTATGCAAATCGATCTGCGGGATCTTGAAGTTAAGTACAGCGACTACGACACCTCCGACAACCCCCCAATCCTGCACCGCAAAGAAACCTTCGTCACTGCCAACTATCCTAGATACGAAGAATTTGCCCAACTCACCCACCAAGAAGAAAATTGGGGCTTACTCGAAAATACCTCAACCATAGGCAGGCACAAAGGCTGGCAAGAATGCCTTGCCGAAAACTACGCCGACATCCGGGGACACTGCGTTTACTGGCGCGAAGATGCCCAGCCTTCTCAAGTAAACGCTTTACTGACTGCTCGCCCCACACTGCAAGCCGGCAACTGCCTGCTGTTTATGAAAGAGATAGATGAAGTGGGTGAGTGCAGCCAAACAATCCACGAATCCACATTAAATTTGCCCTAG
- the hppD gene encoding 4-hydroxyphenylpyruvate dioxygenase has product MVVGIKNEVAPAQEADFLRIKGIDYVEYYVSNAFQTMHFFRTAFGFKPIAYAGFETGVRDHVSYVSRQRNIRFVFTSSFEQESQVSKHVAKHGDGVKDIAFKVEDAVYAFEESVKRGAKPILEPTVCEDENGQAIKATIGVCGDFVHSFIQRDNYEGAFLPNFETIKNPPITLSTGLSSVDHMVLCVPEGELQKWVDYYCQSLGFQNSYNLDVASSVSGMHYAVVQNRIGSIKMSIVEPVSGTQKSQIQEFLMFNNGPGIQHIAMLSNDIVQTVQSLRGNGMEFLRTPDTYYDMLEERIGEIDEDISVLRELGVLADRDEEGYLMQVFTKPIQGRPTLFLEIIQRHGTRLFGHGNIEALFKAVEREQALRGNL; this is encoded by the coding sequence ATGGTAGTCGGAATTAAAAACGAAGTCGCGCCGGCACAAGAAGCCGATTTTTTACGAATCAAGGGCATCGACTATGTAGAGTATTACGTTAGTAATGCATTTCAAACAATGCACTTTTTCCGCACGGCATTTGGTTTTAAACCGATTGCTTATGCCGGCTTTGAAACCGGCGTGCGTGATCACGTCTCCTATGTGTCCAGACAGCGCAACATTCGGTTTGTCTTCACCTCCTCATTCGAGCAAGAGAGCCAAGTTAGTAAACACGTCGCAAAACATGGTGATGGCGTCAAAGATATTGCCTTCAAAGTCGAAGATGCCGTTTACGCCTTTGAAGAATCCGTAAAACGGGGTGCCAAACCCATCCTGGAACCAACCGTTTGTGAAGACGAAAACGGACAAGCCATTAAAGCAACCATCGGAGTTTGTGGCGACTTTGTGCACTCCTTTATCCAGCGAGATAATTACGAAGGCGCATTTTTACCCAACTTTGAAACCATTAAAAATCCGCCCATCACCTTATCTACAGGACTCTCCTCAGTTGACCACATGGTTTTGTGTGTTCCAGAAGGTGAACTCCAAAAATGGGTTGATTACTATTGCCAATCCCTCGGTTTTCAAAATTCATACAATCTTGATGTTGCGAGTTCTGTGAGCGGAATGCATTACGCAGTCGTTCAAAACCGGATTGGCTCGATCAAAATGTCAATTGTTGAGCCGGTTTCAGGAACACAAAAATCGCAAATTCAAGAATTCCTGATGTTCAATAACGGCCCAGGAATCCAGCACATCGCCATGCTATCGAATGACATCGTGCAAACAGTGCAATCCCTGCGCGGAAACGGCATGGAATTTTTACGCACGCCCGATACCTACTACGATATGCTCGAAGAACGCATTGGCGAAATAGACGAAGATATCTCAGTATTGCGCGAACTGGGCGTCTTAGCTGATCGCGACGAAGAAGGCTACTTGATGCAAGTCTTTACCAAACCAATTCAAGGCCGGCCCACCCTCTTTTTAGAAATCATTCAGCGCCACGGCACTCGCCTATTCGGACACGGCAACATTGAGGCATTATTTAAAGCCGTCGAACGCGAACAAGCCCTGCGCGGGAATTTATAA